A stretch of DNA from Triticum dicoccoides isolate Atlit2015 ecotype Zavitan chromosome 2A, WEW_v2.0, whole genome shotgun sequence:
TCTAGATTTTGAAAAAGTAGAAAAAAATCTTAATAAAATTTACAAGCTGTTTAAAATAAATGTTCCTCAGTTTGAAACtatttatgaatttgagaaatattcacaaattttaaaaacgaTTGTGAATTTCCAGAAATgtttacaaattcaaaaaatgtaagCAGATTTCAGAACAAAAATTGAATTGTAAAAATGTACGCAGACTCTAAGCACTGTAGGAACCGGTTTTTGGTCACCTTTTTAAATTTAGAACAACTTGTAGAacgtatttttttaaaaaaaggtcgtttttttaaaacaggaacattttttgaaatctgggTTGTAATTTCCTTGTTTTTTTAGATGTCTTATATCATTGAAAGTTTTAAATGTGAATCCGAGGCCTGATTCAAAAAAAGAGGGTGGGGTAGCAAGGAGAGAGGTACATGATTCATAGGGGTTTCAGCTTTTCAGGTAGTTTATAGTTGCACTCTTCACTGCTGTTTTTATTTGAGTGGATCTCTCGAGAGGAAATATAGTCATGGCTCTCGGTCATCTAGTATGGGCCTTACTTTCTCAGTTGGGTCGGGCCTTTTAATTCACGATTATTTCTAAACTATAGGAAAAGAGAAAATGCATAATTCCCCTAAAAATGGGCAATTAAAATGGTATGTAGAGTACGCATGAATATCATATGAATGGTATAAACCTCCAGAATTAGCACTAAAGTGTTTTTGATACGTTGAGAAGAACATAGGAAATATACAAAGAGGTTCTTGGTCAATATTTTCCTCCAAATGAAGGGCAAATGATTCCTCAGAACACGTTCCTTATAATTTATTTCCTATGAATGAAAGGAACTATGTAAAAAGTCATAAGGATTAGAATCCTTTAAAAATTCtatgtgaatcaaagaggccctacacAACCAGCGACATGAGAAGACAAGCAGCAAGACCAAAAGCACAACGCCATCCTTTACTGTGCTAGGACATGCAGAGCCATTCCTAatagttgcattttcacttacgccTAGTAGTAGAGCTTCCTCGCCTCAAGGACAAAAATGTCTTTCACTTTGTTGTCTTTGGAACTATTTTCTTCAAACAGAGCGTTGCTTAGATGGTTAGTTTTCTAAATTATTTTTGGACTATCTGATGACGATGTGCCCGTCGACTATGAGATGAATGCGGTCACGTTGTCAATTTCAAAGGAAAGAAAAAAACCAGCGGAGCCGACTAGAAAATCCAAGCAAGCAACGAAAAAACTCCGAACGAGCTAGTAACAAACGAGCAAAAATCCATTTTGGGTTGCAGCTGACAAGAGAGCGCACACGAGTGCTAATGTGACAACAGACACTTGAAGCGAGTTTAAAAAAAGAACCCGCTTGGTACCTGTTTTGATTTTTTTACTCAGTTTTTTTTCTTCATAAAACTGGCTACCACAGGAATTTTCAATAAGTAAATAAAATTTAATTTTATATTTGAGAAGGATGCGATATTTAGAATTTTTCGAAAAAATTAAAGGCTGATTATAGATTTTAATTTTTTTCCAAATTTGCAAATATGTTCGAGAATTCAAAACAAATGTACAAATTGTCTCTTCTGGGCCAAAGCATAACCGAACTAAAGGATACGGACTCTGCACCATGACGGCCCAAAACTGTTCAAACGAAGGCCCATACCACGAGACCCGAGCACGAGCCCCACGCGGCAGGCAGCCCCACGCGCACGCGCACCAACAAATCTCGCCAAGCACCCCTCGTACTCTCGTCTCGGACAGCACCGCACACcgtctccttcctcccccctctctcccccgaaaacGAGACCACGAGACCTTAGCTTAAAAATCCACCCCTTAATTCCAGATCCGACGGCCCAGATCTCTCCTGCCCGCATCGCTCCGTCCAACCNNNNNNNNNNNNNNNNNNNNNNNNNNNNNNNNNNNNNNNNNNNNNNNNNNNNNNNNNNNNNNNNNNNNNNNNNNNNNNNNNNNNNNNNNNNNNNNNNNNNNNNNNNNNNNNNNNNNNNNNNNNNNNNNNNNNNNNNNNNNNNNNNNNNNNNNNNNNNNNNNNNNNNNNNNNNNNNNNNNNNNNNNNNNNNNNNNNNNNNNNNNNNNNNNNNNNNNNNNNNNNNNNNNNNNNNNNNNNNNNNNNNNNNNNNNNNNNNNNNNNNNNNNNNNNNNNNNNNNNNNNNNNNNNNNNNNNNNNNNNNNNNNNNNNNNNNNNNNNNNNNNNNNNNNNNNNNNNNNNNNNNNNNNNNNNNNNNNNNNNNNNNNNNNNNNNNNNNNNNNNNNNNNNNNNNNNNNNNNNNNNNNNCGCCTCCTCCGGCGAGGCGCCGCCGTCGCGCCAGCCCTACACCATCCCCGCCTCGTCCGGTAAGCGCTCCCTCCCCGACTCGCGCTCCTACTAGGGTTATATGCCCGGGCCGCGTGGGCCAGAAAGCTTGGCCGCCTCACCAATTGCGCGTCCTCCGCCCCGCAGGTTGGTTCCGCTGGGACGACATCCACGAGACGGAGCGCCAGGCGCTCCCGGACTTCTTCGGCGGCGCCGGCGGCACCGGCTTCGGGACGGCGTCGCGGAACCCCCGGATCTACCGCGAGTACCGCGACTACATCATCAATAAGTACCGGGAGGACCCCGCCCGCCGCCTCACCTTCACCGAGGTCCGCAAGGCGCTCGTCGGCGACGCCACGCTCCTCCGGAAGCTATTTGGCTTCCTAGACGCCTCCGGCCTCATCAacttctccgccacctcctcccgccCCGCGGCGCAGCAGCCTGGGCCGGGCGCCGTCGTAGAGGCGCCCCTGGGGTTGCAGGTGACGCCACGCCCGCCGGCGTCCTACTTCGTGGAGGAGAGATTGGGAGGAGTGACCGGGGACGGCCCGCTCCGCCTCCCTCAGCTGACCTCGTACACCGATGTGTTCGGGGAGTGGACGCCTGGGAAGGGGCCTATATGTGGCTTCTGCAGCGACGAGTGCAAGGACGGCAAGGTGGAAACCTTGAAGGTACTACCAATTTTTGATATTTTGTATCATAGACCGTGTTCTGTACTCAAGCCATTCTTTGACGACGAAGTGATCTGCTGATCTATCTCCACACGCTTAGTTCGGTCATGCCGAACAGGATTGTTCGCGACATTGATCACTGACATTGTTCGGCCATTTTGTTAGTGGCCTCAGCTCCCACAGAAGGATTCTCATCCAACATCTCAAACACACTGACATGGCTCTCTAATCTCTATACTATGCTTCAACACTAGATTGGGACGCTGTCGATTGCTTCTTGCTCCTCCCAAGGATACAAAGTTTCCTCCCACAAGGACATCATCAAGGCAATTAGCCCGATCAGCATCATACATAACATCGACGTATAGGCAATCATTTCTATTGGACCATGCACCGTGACTTCCCGCCAAATATCTCATTATTCGATGAGACGCTTCCAGATATCCAGTATCCGGATTGTGCATGGAAGGTCAATAAATACTCCCAAGGTCACGAATAACCTACCAAAGCCAGCCAAGTATAGTATTCATACTCCACCCTCTCAAACTAGCCGTTGAAAGGCTGAATCGGTTTAGATGCTGACTGACCGGTTCAACTGACTCTGAACCACTGGTACGGCCTGCTTTGAGCCCAACGGGCAGAAAACTAGCAGTCGAAGACCGAACCGGTGCAACCAACAATAGCCACACCGGTTCAACCACTTTAGAGGGCATGTTAATCCCGCGAGCAGAGTGGTGCAACCGGATATCCTCAGTGGTGCAAATATAATGAGTTGAACCGACACTGAGGTACCGGTACAACCCGTAAATATGCTGACCTGGACAGATGAGACGCAACGGTTCAGCTCCCCCNNNNNNNNNNNNNNNNNNNNNNNNNNNNNNNNNNNNNNNNNNNNNNNNNNNNNNNNNNNNNNNNNNNNNNNNNNNNNNNNNNNNNNNNNNNNNNNNNNNNNNNNNNNNNNNNNNNNNNNNNNNNNNNNNNNNNNNNNNNNNNNNNNNNNNNNNNNNNNNNNNNNNNNNNNNNNNNNNNNNNNNNNNNNNNNNNNNNNNNNNNNNNNNNNNNNNNNNNNNNNNNNNNNNNNNNNNNNNNNNNNNNNNNNNNNNNNNNNNNNNNNNNNNNNNNNNNNNNNNNNNNNNNNNNNNNNNNNNNNNNCCTCCCACGATGAAGCCCTCTAGTCCCTTCCTATTCAAGAGCAACAATGTCTTCCTCGATCAAATTAAGTAATTTCTGGCACTCTTTAAATCGATGTCATTTGGCATcaatcctactccctccgttccgaattacttgtcgcaggtatggatgtatctagatgtattttagttctagatacatccatttctgcgacgagtaatttggaacggagggagtatcttcggAATTGGCTCAACGCGAGGAACTGCGCATTGGTGCCTCCACACACACAGTTTGCGTTCCCTCCTAGCTGCATACCTATCCTTCTGCAGGAGCCCCTGTTCTCCTGATCGCACGCACACCGCCGTTATCTGCCACCAAAGGCTTTTGATCCTCGAGCCTCTGCAGATTCACCTCATGCTGCTGTCACTGACCAACAGCGAGACTCACCTTTAGCTCTCCATCTACTTTGTCAAGATCAACATCACCACCAAGCTCAGGGCCACTGCTGGCGGCAACACCTAGGGTTTCGGGGACGATAGTAGATTTGATACCACGAGTATTGGAAGGTTGCGTGGGGGAATTTTCTGTCTGCTTCTTGTACATACACCAAGATACCTGGACCACTGGGCCGAATCACCCACACTCGCAAACACATTACAGCCAATCACTGCACCATTCAACACTTTGTCGAGCAGTGTCCCGCATATAAAATCTGCTCACTTCAGCTCTTCCAGACTCCAAACACAGCAAAGTAGTCTTTTTAATTGGATAACATGCTGTGCAATGTTATTTATGAAATTTATCCAAGTACTGTATTTATTTCTGTTTACAGAGGGCCGTTCTTAAACTGTCGGCTACAATTTGATTGAGTTGTGTACTTTGTTATTGAGATGATCAGATTGCATCAAGGTATGACGAAAATGAAGGAAATTATGTGCTGTCTAATGTTTATGCATTTTCTTTTCAGGATGGTTTTAAAGTATGTTCAACGTGTTGCAAAACCAATAGTGCAAAGAAGGAGGAAGCAAATAAATGCTCTATTGTTAAAAAGGAGAGCTCTGACAACCATGCTTCCAGTGCATGGACAGATGCAGAGACGCTACTCCTTTTAGAAGGTGTCCTAAAACATGGAGATGACTGGGATCTTATTACCCAGCATGTCCGCACAAAGAATAAAACAGAGTGCATTGCTAGGCTTATTCAGTTGCCTTTTGGTGAACATATGCTGGGCAACATAAATAATGGTAAATCTGATAGTAGGTTCCATACAAACCAAACTACTGATGGCAAAACGAACCACTTTATTGTGAAGGAGGCATCAAGTCAGTCGGCCGATATGGTTGATGGCATGCAGATTGATGGGGAGGAAGATGGTGCTGATAAATTAGTTGAAGACCATCCTTCAAAGCGTCGGCGTTTATGTTCTTCAATAGATGTCACCAGTTCATTAATGGAGCAGGTAATAAAGAAAACATAACATATGAAGAAACTAATTTGTTAAGGATGTACAAAGATTTTTAGCAGATCACTGATATTTGCTAATACTACCTCAGTTAGCACTGCTGACTACCGCGGTGAGCCCAGATGTTGTGGCTGCAGCTGCAGCCGCATCAATTAAAGCATTGGGTAATGAAAATCCCCAAGCAAAGAAGGCATTTCATCTCAGCGAGAAAGAATACCAAGTCAAATCATTCTCTTCTAACCATGTCCAAGAGAGGTAAACATGTGCTGCAACTTGTTATTCTTTTTAGTATTGGTTCAATCTGTTTATCTTAAGATGACATTTTTACAGTGATTGCAATGTTGGCAATAAGGAAGCAGAAATGCATGGACAGACTGTTCCTGGTAGGCCTAATTTTCTTCTCACATTTTGAGCTACTTGTAAATATATTTGATTCCTCGATACTTATCATAGAGAGTTATTTCTTTATCTGTTGATAAACGTTGCTGTCAACAGATATTTTTTTTTCTGATGCATCTTAGGATTAGATTTACCACTCCTAACAAGTTCAGTAGTATTATAATCAGCATGTATGTCCTGAATTTTATAAGCAGCATAATGCCCGTGCATTGGTACGGAACCACAAAAGTAATTGAAGTTGTATTGAATTAGTATTATACGACAACCAATGCACTTGGAATACTGTGAAGAGGAACTCAAGCAAAGCAGGTTAGACTGCACTTGTGTAACAGCAGGGCCATGGGTGCACCGGTTAGTGGAGATTTGGCAACATGAAGTTAGGACGACAGAGATTTAGACNNNNNNNNNNNNNNNNNNNNNNNNNNNNNNNNNNNNNNNNNNNNNNNNNNNNNNNNNNNNNNNNNNNNNNNNNNNNNNNNNNNNNNNNNNNNNNNNNNNNNNNNNNNNNNNNNNNNNNNNNNNNNNNNNNNNNNNNNNNNNNNNNNNNNNNNNNNNNNNNNNNNNNNNNNNNNNNNNNNNNNNNNNNNNNNNNNNNNNNNNNNNNNNNNNNNNNNNNNNNNNNNNNNNNNNNNNNNNNNNNNNNNNNNNNNNNNNNNNNNNNNNNNNNNNGGCTGGAGGATGCATATTggggagcagccacatcaggaaaaAATGATAATTGGTGCATTGACTGGTTGGTTTGTGTTACGGTAAAAAAAATACATACCGACCTTTACTTATAAAATAGTTTCCCATTTAAAACATGAGTGAGGTGGTCGCTTGCTGGTTTGGTCAAGCTGGGTGTCGTGGCATGTGTGAGGTTCGAGGCTCCCCAACTGCATTATTTTTCTACCTTttctttattatttatttccaaacCTGAGGTGTCTGGTGGGTTCTAGATGGATGAGGGAGATTGGGGTGGAGTGGGGGAGTGAATTCTTCCAAATCGGAGGGGTCTTGTGGATTCTAGATGGATGAGGGAGATTCTGATGGGGTAGGGAGTGAACTCTTCCAAACCAGAGGGGTTTGGTGGGTTCTAGATAGATGAGGGAGATTCAGATGGGGTGGGTAGTGAACTCTTCCAAACCAGAGGGGTTTGGTGGGTTCTAGATAGATGAGGGAGATTCGGGTAGAGTGGGAAGTGAAGTCACCACCACCAATAGCTCCAATTTATGAGGTAGTAGAGATTAAATTTGGGTTATTGACAAAATCTAAGCAGAAAATGTCAGAATGTACATGTGTTGACGGCTATCAGAGGGCTTGGTGCTTTCACGGTTTCACAGACTGGATGGTGCTTGTGAGACATGCCATCTGGGGTTATTTGTTGTTTGATTGTTTTTCACGGAATGAAATTGGTGAGCCAGGGCTATGAATTTAGTCATGCCACCTGTCTCATTAGACCTTTAATAGGGTCTCTTTTTTACATCACCTGGCATGCTCCCATACCACCTGTATTAACTGATGCAACCCCCAGTACCACACTGAATTAGAATGTTTATATGCTTGCCTATCACAAGTAGTTTGCCAGATTGGTGAACTGCAGATTCTGGTTTGGATCTGCCAGCTGATATAATTCCATAAAATAAAAGAATGGAGCTTCCAGCCTATTGGCCTCTACTTGTGCCATGACTGCTCTGCACAACCTCAAACTAATGCTTTGTCATTAATGCCAGATAAGAAAACGGAAAAAAACTTTATTTCTACCGCATATCAAGTGAGGGCAGCTGTTGGAACAGCTGTTGGTGCAGCTGCTGCCCGCGCGAAGATGCTTGTGGACCAGGAAGAGCGAGAGATGGAGCTTCTAATGGCGTCCATAATTGAAACTCAGGTGAATTGTCTTCCTCTTTCCCTGCTTAAATTTTCAGAAGTGTAGTGTATTTTGGGTTTCTAGGTTTAGCTGAAAGGTACTACCTctgtaaacaaatgtaagacatttTAGGTCTTTTAGTGACCTAAAGCgtattatatttgtttacagagggagtacatcataGATGCTGACCAAGTTGTTTAACTTTAATCACTGACGGCTGTTTTCTTATGTTTGGCAGCTAAGAAAGATCCAATACAAGATCAAACACTTTGAGGAGCTAGAGTTGATCATGGATCAGGAGTACACCACCATACAACAAATAAAGGAGTCCCTGATGAAGGAATGGCAAACGGTCCTGGAGCGAGCATTTCAGACTGGAGCACCGCTTCAGAGGGACGAAGTGCTCACAAGGCTGTTCCTGGACAGGTCTACTCCATAGAGAAGCTGACTGGAGCCGATTATCCCTCCTCCTCTGATCCGCCGCCTCGCCCTCTGACTGTAGTCCCTGTAGGTAAAGCAGCATTGTGCGTGCGCGCAGGAGGGCGGGCGCATCTGTAAAGGTGCTAATTCATCTAGATATGTTGTGCTTGGGGCCGCCCCTCAGCCCCCTGTACCATGGTGTGCAATTGCGCACAGCAGCAGCTCTGTTGTACCAACATCCAGCTAGGGTTAGATAGCAAGGGTTGCTGATAGTCTGCTGTAACTTCATTTTTTCCGGATGCACAGATGTTTGGTCGGTTCGGGGTGTCCGTATTGTCGGCCCCGTTGTACTGTTTGGTTGAACAAATAGTCGCTGTATAACTTTCCAGTGTGAGCTTAGAGTACATACCGTGAGAATACCATGGATGTTGCTGGAAGAAATGGCCATGTGAACTTTTTCCTGGGAGATGTTTGGTTGAATGTTGGATGGAGGACTGAGGCATCGTTCTCAGCCCCAGACGGCGCCTGGGAGCGCTGCCTGGGTCAGGCAGACTTGCTTggaagccaaaccaaatggattTTTGTTTTTTACTTGAGCCGAGTTTAAGTGAGGCAAGGTAGCTCTTATCGCTAGCCTCGCGCATGCTAAACCAGAGAAGGCATTTTCTTACGCCCACTGGTCGGGTGTATGGGTGTGTGTTCTCAatttttaactaataaaatatgtgtTACGTGCCGTCAAAATTACAAGTTTGTAATGGTATATAACATATGTTTCGTTTCTCAAATAAAAAATCTAAAATCCTGCGTCGACCCTACAAACCTCAAGGGAGTTCCTTAAAAAAAAGACCTCACTAGAGGGAGTAGAAAAGTCTGGCTGCTTCGGAAATTCAAAACAGAGCCCAGACTCGTAAGCGTGAAAattaaaattgaaattcgagaaccAAAATTTCAAATGTGGGGGGTGGCCGACATGGATAATGCGGTGCCAAAATGCAGCATTTTTTGGCAACAATTCTTCCCGTTTCATCATAGGAAAGCAAAGGAAAAACTTTATCAAAGCCTtcgaaaaaaaattatatgaaatcagatctcacggttagcaggtgagacccgtcctgatgaATAACACGTAGCATTCATAAATCAcacgatttgtgaatgccacgatgGGTCTCAGACTTGGTCTCCTAGAATTCTTTTCTAGGAGACAGGCAGGCAAAACCCTGGGTTCGCGgaccacctctcctctcctccgccccCCTCTTCTCTACGGCCTCCAGGCCCGCGACTCGCCAACGACCTAATGGCGAAAAAGGgcaaggccgccgccgccgccgccgcttcagcGTCCGACTCGGGGGCGTCGAGCCCCCAGGGctccgtcgagggcggcggggagaAGGAGGGCGGCTTCCTGCTAGGCCAGCCGACCTGGGAGGAcgccggcggcgggcggtggcggtgcGCGGAGACGGGGCACGAGCTGCCGGAGCGGGAGAAGGACGCCTACGCGCGGTCCCGCGCCTGCCGCCTCGCGCTCATCGACCACGGCGTCGCGCACAAGAAGCCGCCGCTCAACGCCTTCAAGCCCCACCCCGAGCACAAGTGCGCACCGCTCCTCTGCTCTGTATTTTGCTGCCTGATGCGTGTCCAATGTGGATTGTCCCCAATAGTTTGTCTAGGAGTGTAGATTGCTCATTCGGTTCCATTGCGGTTTGATCCGCTATCCGGTAATGCCCTTAAGGGATTCTAGGGTTCTAAATTCAACGTACATCGTGTGCCAAACAAGTACTCCATAGAGTACTAACAAATAAATGTATGATTCATTTGCTTGTAATTCGGCTGTGCTTTAGTCTGTCGAATTGAGTTGGTAATTGTGTTGCAGGTCCAAGCTCATATGCAACATTACCGGGGACACCATAAACAAGTCGGAGGAGCACATCTGGAAGCATGTAAATGGGAAGAGGTTCCTGAATAAACTAGGTAAAGTGAGTTTTGCACAATACTGTCTGTGGTGCCACGTGTGGCAAATGGAACATCGTATGCTGTTACTGCTAATAAAATGTACCATTCTGTTTTTCATGTATTTCTCTACTGGTTAAAGGACCATGATGAATTTCCCACTACCGTTTCCATGTATCTGTCTGCTTCTCATGGTGTACTCTTGTACACCAATGTGCATCATTTTGGTTATCATCAAAACTAATTGTTATGAAATGTTAGCTCGTCCTTTTCTCTGAACAATTTTCTATGGATTGATAGCAGATGGTTATTTGGGTAGAATTCTGTTATGCAACTTGCTTAGGAATTGCAATAAGCGCTTTGTTTCATTTGTCTTCTCACTGGTCTGGAAATAGTTGGGAATATATCTGGTCATGTACATCTCTTCGAATACATTTTGGTGGAACTCTCATCTCCCATACAATACTGCTTTTAAGCCATTGCACTGGCATGTTTGGTCGCTCCTACATCTAACATGCCTATCCCTATTTTGACAGAAAAGCTAGAGGAAAAGATGGCATCAGGCGAGACAGGCAAAGTAGAAGGTGAACAGTCAAATGAAGTCGCAAAGAAATCCAAGTCTaccaagaagaaggacaagaagaaggagaagaaggagaagaagaaagctgcTGTTGTCAACCCTTCTTTGCCACGAGAACCTGAACCAGAAATTGATGATTCAGATGATTCGGAATTTTGGGTGCCTCCTGTTGGAAGTCGTTGGGATGATGATGACGGGAAAGACCGATGGGAGTCCTCTCCGGGGAAGGATGATATAGCAGAGGATGAAGGTGCATCCGGTAAGTGCCATTTTTTTTATCATGTGTAACTGCTTTATTAAACAAAGCTCAAATGTTCATTTCTATAATTTCGAACATATTTGGTAGATGTTTTGCTTTAGGGAAACAATTCCCTTCAACCGGCGGATCCTCCTCGCTCATCGACCGCGTCCCTCGCATGATGCGTGTCCCTGTGAGACCCGTCACCACATCATCTCCTTTACAGATCTCGAATGAACCCAGCCACTCGTCCACCTTATCCTGATCCCCGCTTCCTCTCGCCTGATCCAGGGAGGGACAGATGTGCTCCCGATCCCGCTCCAGCCAGCGCCGCCCCTTTTCGCCGAAGCTCCCTCCGGCCGCCGCTCTCTTGCGCCACGAcaacctccttcctcttccttcccttccTCTTACCCTCCCATCTGTCTCTCCTTGGCCTCCCGTCTTCTCCAGttcatctttcattgaaaaaaaattCCGCAACATCGTTCATGTTGCGGCAACATCTATGTTGCAAAAAATACGTTTAGAAGAAAACAAAAAATTCTGCAATACCACCTTAGTTGCAAAAATTCTCCCGCAACAACATCTATGCAAAAAATGGCGAAGACGAAAAGAAAATAATTCTGCAACACCATCTCTATTGTAAATGTTTCTGCAACAAGATGTCAGTTGCAACACAATAGAGTCTAACACTTCGGTGGTTTCGCAACAAAGTAGCTGTTGCGGAGCGAGCTGTGCAACATCTACCTTGTTGCAATTTCGTGACGCGCACCTCAGGGAAGATCCAGCGGCTATTTGTGGTTCAATCCAACGGCGAAGGAGGCGGCCGATGTTTCCAATTCATCCACCGACGGACGCGTAGCAGCCCCCTTTGCTTTATCACATAATATAATATTTGGTTCAAACTGTTGCTCTTAGATCTTCTCAGATAAAATGAGAAGCATAAATTTGTCCATTTTGTAGTTCTGTAGCCAATGAATGGACAGGATGATTGCAAGCATGTAGTTTTTAAGTGAAGGCAAGAGCCAGCCTATGTGTAGGGATGCAATTTGGGTGGGATGTGAATTTTGACTCACCGCTAATACAAGGGCAATGTGCATATAGGAATTACCTATTGAGTGGAATGTCATCAGTTGATTTGCATTCCTATAAGTAGATAGTTATTTTGTTTTCAGTTACTTGTCTAATAGAGACTTCTTAGTGGCAGCTTTTGCAACTTTATGTTTTTGTTAAGTACCTCCACAAGAAGCTAAAAATATTTCATCAGATGTTGTATTTTGCCAAGGTTTTACTTTTGACTGAATCTTTTAATTCCCTTTTGGGATCTTGTTATCTCTTATGAACTTATCATCAGATGATCCTCTGGCAAGCTCCTTTGTTTAATTTACATTGTATAAACAAGCAATTTAAGTTATGTGTGCAAGATCTTGTAGTTACATTGTGATATGCTCAATACCATTTCGTGGCATTTCCTTGCTTCAGAATTTCGTGATCCCTGAGCTTTTTTCTTCAGCAATGTTaaaacaaacacaatcatttctttCAGTGGTGTTAAAGCGCACCAAATTAATTTTGTGATCTTCAGCAAAAGTGATTATCTTGCTGCTGTGTAACCAATTCAGTAGGAGAATTTCATACTCCACTTTTTTATCAATTAAATTTAAAGTTGCCGCATACAGAGAATTTACAGTATGGAATGTTCTGTATCTGATTTGGAAAATTAAATGATAGATGATGAGGATGACGACGAAATGGCTGACAAGGATGATGAAGTGTCGGAGGAACTGGCTTCAAGGTATTCTAGAACAGTTCTTCTCATCGAATAATGCGTGATGTCACACATACCCTTAGGTATAATATTTCCTTTCCTCTTGTAGCAGGACAAAGCGATTGTCAGTGGAAGCTGTTGGACCAAGTAGTTTCGCAACAAGGAAGAAAAAGCCCCGAAAGGATGAGTAGACGGTTATTTCGGATTTATTCTGTTAGCTA
This window harbors:
- the LOC119355491 gene encoding surfeit locus protein 2-like isoform X2, encoding MAKKGKAAAAAAASASDSGASSPQGSVEGGGEKEGGFLLGQPTWEDAGGGRWRCAETGHELPEREKDAYARSRACRLALIDHGVAHKKPPLNAFKPHPEHKSKLICNITGDTINKSEEHIWKHVNGKRFLNKLEKLEEKMASGETGKVEGEQSNEVAKKSKSTKKKDKKKEKKEKKKAAVVNPSLPREPEPEIDDSDDSEFWVPPVGSRWDDDDGKDRWESSPGKDDIAEDEGASDDEDDDEMADKDDEVSEELASRTKRLSVEAVGPSSFATRKKKPRKDE
- the LOC119355491 gene encoding surfeit locus protein 2-like isoform X1, yielding MAKKGKAAAAAAASASDSGASSPQGSVEGGGEKEGGFLLGQPTWEDAGGGRWRCAETGHELPEREKDAYARSRACRLALIDHGVAHKKPPLNAFKPHPEHKSKLICNITGDTINKSEEHIWKHVNGKRFLNKLEKLEEKMASGETGKVEGEQSNEVAKKSKSTKKKDKKKEKKEKKKAAVVNPSLPREPEPEIDDSDDSEFWVPPVGSRWDDDDGKDRWESSPGKDDIAEDEGASDDEDDDEMADKDDEVSEELASSRTKRLSVEAVGPSSFATRKKKPRKDE
- the LOC119357976 gene encoding SWI/SNF complex subunit SWI3A-like, with the protein product ASSGEAPPSRQPYTIPASSGWFRWDDIHETERQALPDFFGGAGGTGFGTASRNPRIYREYRDYIINKYREDPARRLTFTEVRKALVGDATLLRKLFGFLDASGLINFSATSSRPAAQQPGPGAVVEAPLGLQVTPRPPASYFVEERLGGVTGDGPLRLPQLTSYTDVFGEWTPGKGPICGFCSDECKDGKVETLKDGFKVCSTCCKTNSAKKEEANKCSIVKKESSDNHASSAWTDAETLLLLEGVLKHGDDWDLITQHVRTKNKTECIARLIQLPFGEHMLGNINNGKSDSRFHTNQTTDGKTNHFIVKEASSQSADMVDGMQIDGEEDGADKLVEDHPSKRRRLCSSIDVTSSLMEQLALLTTAVSPDVVAAAAAASIKALGNENPQAKKAFHLSEKEYQVKSFSSNHVQESDCNVGNKEAEMHGQTVPDKKTEKNFISTAYQVRAAVGTAVGAAAARAKMLVDQEEREMELLMASIIETQLRKIQYKIKHFEELELIMDQEYTTIQQIKESLMKEWQTVLERAFQTGAPLQRDEVLTRLFLDRSTP